A genomic window from Candidatus Aminicenantes bacterium includes:
- a CDS encoding type II toxin-antitoxin system RelE/ParE family toxin encodes MEYFFGDKELIKLYCSGESRKLKLPRGVAVKFVERVNRIEAADTINDLRIPPSMRFEKLEGRKDTFSLRLTKEYRLEILIDFQDQEKLKGIVTIMKISKHYE; translated from the coding sequence ATGGAATACTTTTTCGGTGACAAAGAGTTAATTAAGCTTTATTGCTCAGGTGAATCAAGGAAGCTGAAATTGCCGAGAGGAGTGGCCGTAAAATTTGTGGAACGGGTCAATCGCATAGAAGCGGCGGATACGATTAATGATTTGCGCATTCCTCCTTCCATGCGGTTTGAAAAACTGGAAGGAAGAAAGGATACTTTTTCTTTGAGATTGACTAAGGAGTACAGGCTTGAGATTTTGATCGATTTTCAGGATCAGGAAAAGCTCAAGGGAATCGTAACAATCATGAAAATATCCAAGCATTACGAATAA
- a CDS encoding ImmA/IrrE family metallo-endopeptidase has protein sequence MGKYKPFVLLGPGDAIKEELEFYGWRQEDLAEIMGMSIKHVNQLVKNRAPVTFDTARLLSRVFKQSVQFWINLDTNNRLQLEESALNEETAAKALIFRYMPVLEMHKKGWLNKNDNLIAQVKAFWNIRNLQFDFMKENVPAYFRKSQTKKGFNPYYALTWIQKARIEATKQAEINHYNEEGLYQLADEIPAFTRKGKGITEFIDALNRNGVVFLHLPHLSQTYTDGAVLWLDENPVIVYTARFDRNDNFWFTITHEIAHILLHDALEHNEFIDSFDLMDVSEKSENEADKFARKHLKSDDVVRFFADSITCSKKKVMKCAEIFGLHPAVVVGCLQHEGKISFRSCTEFKEPVRIHLPDPPGSNA, from the coding sequence ATGGGCAAGTACAAACCTTTTGTGCTTCTGGGCCCCGGGGATGCAATCAAGGAAGAACTTGAGTTTTATGGCTGGAGGCAGGAAGATCTGGCCGAAATTATGGGCATGAGCATCAAGCATGTGAACCAATTGGTCAAGAACAGGGCTCCGGTTACATTTGATACCGCCAGGCTTTTGAGCCGGGTTTTCAAACAGTCCGTTCAATTCTGGATCAATCTGGACACCAATAATCGCCTTCAACTTGAGGAGAGCGCACTGAATGAGGAAACCGCCGCTAAGGCCTTGATATTTCGTTATATGCCCGTACTTGAAATGCACAAAAAAGGCTGGTTGAATAAAAACGACAACCTGATCGCCCAAGTGAAGGCATTCTGGAATATTCGGAATCTTCAATTTGATTTCATGAAGGAAAATGTTCCCGCGTATTTCAGAAAATCGCAAACAAAAAAGGGATTCAATCCTTATTATGCGTTGACATGGATACAGAAAGCCAGAATTGAAGCGACTAAACAAGCCGAAATCAATCACTACAATGAAGAGGGTCTTTATCAATTGGCGGATGAAATTCCTGCATTTACGCGTAAAGGGAAGGGGATAACTGAATTCATCGATGCTTTGAACCGGAACGGTGTTGTTTTTTTGCATCTTCCCCACTTGTCCCAGACGTATACGGACGGTGCCGTTTTATGGCTGGATGAAAATCCCGTTATTGTCTACACGGCTCGATTCGACAGAAACGACAACTTCTGGTTTACGATTACCCATGAAATCGCCCACATCCTGCTGCACGACGCTTTAGAGCATAATGAGTTCATCGACAGTTTCGACCTGATGGATGTAAGCGAAAAATCGGAAAATGAAGCCGACAAATTCGCCCGGAAACACCTTAAATCCGATGACGTTGTCCGGTTTTTCGCCGACTCAATCACTTGTTCAAAAAAGAAAGTCATGAAGTGTGCGGAAATTTTCGGCCTTCACCCGGCCGTTGTTGTCGGTTGCCTGCAACACGAAGGCAAAATCAGTTTCCGATCCTGCACCGAATTCAAGGAGCCCGTCAGGATTCATCTTCCCGATCCACCCGGAAGCAACGCCTGA